A single window of Nicotiana sylvestris chromosome 5, ASM39365v2, whole genome shotgun sequence DNA harbors:
- the LOC138868717 gene encoding uncharacterized protein, with product MEQSLKNIQGLSGQKSVSYTDLCIFPYGHLPIGFKIPMFEKYDRHGDPISHLKKYCNQFRWAGRKEELLMAYFGETLVGIASEWYMDQDMSRWHIWDDLARDFVRQFQYNIDIAPDKNSLSNLKKKSSESFREYAIKWHEQAASVMPPMDEADMVSVFIQAQEVDYFQYMMSAMGKLFAEAIKIGEMVENGLKTGHILSHSAIRATSQAIQGGSTPRLLPAKHPATLLSLPGCGLSHGSSALCGDECPTIRSATTTV from the coding sequence ATGGAACAAAGCCTTAAGAATATACAAGGCTTAAGTGGCCAAAAGAGCGTATCCTACACTGATTTATGTATATTCCCGTATGGTCATTTGCCTATCGGTTTCAAGATCCCCATGTTCGAAAAGTATGATAGGCACGGGGACCCCATATCCCACCTCAAGAAGTATTGCAATCAATTTAGATGGGCAGGCAGAAAAGAAGagctcctaatggcttatttcgGAGAGACTCTAGTTGGCATCGCATCCGAGTGGTACATGGATCAAGACATGTCTCGGTGGCACATATGGGATGATTTGGCTCGAGATTTCGTTAGGCAGTTTCAGTACAACATAGACATAGCTCCAGATAAAAATTCCCTGTCTAATCTCAAAAAGAAGTCTTCAGAGAGTTTtcgagaatatgctattaagtggcacGAACAAGCGGCCAGCGTGATGCCCCCGATGGATGAGGCCGACATGGTCAGTGTTTTTATACAAGCCCAAGAGGTTGACTACTTCCAATatatgatgtctgcaatggggAAGTTgtttgctgaggctatcaaaattggggagatggtcGAAAATGGTTTGAAGACAGGCCACATATTGAGCCATTCTGCTATAAGAGCTACGTCCCAAGCAATTCAGGGCGGGTCAACCCCGAGGTTACTTCCCGCCAAACACCCTGCAACATTATTATCCTTACCAGGATGTGGCTTATCTCATGGCTCCTCAGCCTTATGCGGTGATGAATGCCCAACCATACGCTCGGCCACAACAACAGTTTaa